The following are from one region of the Salvia hispanica cultivar TCC Black 2014 chromosome 1, UniMelb_Shisp_WGS_1.0, whole genome shotgun sequence genome:
- the LOC125217508 gene encoding sodium/calcium exchanger NCL-like, whose amino-acid sequence MAVFTHYTILILLLISTADARILSLDSSDDHLISDGISEPDSSWSAATTTNLSGCRHQYGFLPCAENAAGYIFLIVVYQVLLIVGDKLIASGSQVFLFVTGPRIGGIIFRILRALPSMTFMIISAVLGEKRDAQSQVSGVIGIYAGITVFSLTVQWFMTMLSASKSLKKDADEQQHGFLSKIKLRNLIENGVDVDDDTCRTAKIMLLSLIPYVVLQLVYTFDTFFAKRIITLIALVVSSLSLFSYFAYQIKNPWMQQRSLDYSKIDSVERGLIQHVEQLGKLVNEDGTPNTALIRSFFDKEDKDDDQCIAVDELEKMVRNVFKAGKADVNQTEAMNGVLNKLDRNKDKRITEEEFVNGFIQWIHEAKSSSDDFNATEMLQKATQLLKEKNENNSSDIDRIMAKVLKQAEGQLLKSEALIADNGEPNVERIKCLFREFDTDKSGTLTATELKQLIGRVKFGTYQMKDEDVVKEMFKCFDQDGNEAIDEKEFMKGVQDYLDKAMKAVGSSQKTRALEEFEKIVWNEEDYGVDAVLKSLLQVILGIGMLTFLAGPLMGTIMELSNAMNFPSFVVSFVVVPLAMNGRVALMALLPSARQRKSSLTFSEIYGGVIMNNISGLTTLLAIVYAKELTWDFSAEVLTIMMVCAIVGTHAFLKKTYHLWTCIPVLLLYPLSLGLFYFCQVFLSWN is encoded by the exons ATGGCTGTCTTTACTCATTACACGATTCTTATTCTCCTACTGATCAGCACAGCCGATGCCCGGATTCTCAGTCTGGATTCCTCCGACGATCACCTGATCTCAGATGGAATCAGTGAACCAGATTCGTCGTGGTCTGCTGCGACCACGACGAATCTGAGCGGCTGCAGGCACCAGTACGGTTTCCTGCCGTGCGCGGAAAATGCCGCCGGCTACATTTTCCTCATAGTGGTGTACCAAGTGCTCCTCATCGTCGGAGACAAGCTCATCGCCAGCGGAAGCCAAGTCTTCTTATTCGTCACCGGCCCTAGAATCGGGGGTATTATATTCCGTATCCTCAGAGCTCTGCCGTCGATGACGTTCATGATCA TATCCGCAGTTTTGGGCGAGAAAAGGGACGCTCAATCGCAAGTGTCCGGTGTCATAGGCATATATGCCGGAATCACCGTCTTCAGCCTCACGGTTCAGTGGTTTATGACCATGTTATCTGCTAGCAAGTCACTGAAGAAAGACGCAGACGAGCAACAACATGGTTTTCTGTCGAAAATAAAGCTCAGGAACTTGATAG AGAACGGTGTTGATGTTGACGACGATACGTGCAGAACTGCTAAGATTATGCTCTTATCTTTGATTCCTTACGTCGTTCTTCAGCTCGTTTACACCTTCGACACCTTCTTTGCGAAGCGTATCATAACTCTGATAGCTCTTGTCGTATCGTCCTTGTCTCTGTTTTCGTATTTCGCTTATCAG ATAAAGAATCCATGGATGCAGCAAAGAAGTTTAGATTATTCGAAAATTGATAGCGTGGAGAGAGGTTTAATACAGCACGTGGAACAGCTCGGGAAGCTTGTGAACGAAGACGGAACACCCAACACTGCTCTAATCAGAAG TTTCTTCGATAAAGAAGATAAAGACGATGATCAATGCATAGCGGTGGACGAATTAGAAAAAATGGTGCGCAATGTCTTCAAGGCTGGTAAGGCGGATGTTAATCAAACTGAAGCCATGAACGGCGTCCTGAATAAGCTCGACAGGAACAAGGATAAGAGAATCACAGAAGAAGAATTCGTCAACGGATTCATACAATGGATTCATGAAGCCAAATCTTCTAGTGATGATTTCAATGCAACAGAAATGTTGCAAAAG GCCACTCAGCTGCTGAAAGAGAAGAACGAAAACAATTCCTCCGACATTGACAGAATTATGGCGAAGGTTTTGAAGCAAGCCGAAGGGCAGCTGTTGAAGTCTGAAGCACTCATAGCAGATAACGGAGAGCCAAACGTTGAGCGCATTAAGTG TCTGTTCAGGGAATTCGACACTGACAAAAGCGGAACTCTAACAGCAACAGAACTAAAGCAACTGATAGGCAGAGTGAAATTCGGAACGTATCAAATGAAAGACGAAGATGTGGTAAAGGAGATGTTTAAATGCTTTGATCAAGACGGGAACGAAGCAATTGATGAGAAAGAGTTCATGAAGGGAGTGCAAGACTATCTAGACAAGGCCATGAAAGCCGTTGGTTCTTCACAAAAGACTCGAGCTCTTGAAGAATTTGAGAAG ATTGTGTGGAATGAAGAAGACTATGGCGTTGATGCTGTGTTGAAATCTCTTCTTCAAGTGATACTCGGGATAGGTATGCTTACCTTCTTGGCAGGACCTCTGATGGGTACCATTATGGAGTTATCAAATGCAATGAACTTCCCCTCCTTCGTCGTCTCCTTTGTCGTCGTTCCATTAGCCATGAATGGCAGGGTCGCACTGATGGCACTCCTCCCATCCGCAAGACAGAGAAAGTCATCTTTGACATTTTCTGAg ATATACGGTGGAGTGATAATGAACAACATATCGGGACTAACAACACTACTGGCAATCGTGTATGCAAAAGAGTTGACATGGGATTTCTCAGCAGAAGTGCTGACAATAATGATGGTGTGCGCCATTGTCGGAACGCATGCGTTCTTGAAGAAAACTTACCATCTTTGGACATGCATACCAGTGTTACTCCTCTATCCTCTTTCATTGggattgttttatttttgccaAGTTTTCCTTAGTTGGAATTAG
- the LOC125189321 gene encoding sodium/calcium exchanger NCL2-like, translating to MAKNMTTIISALLLLASLRVGDGRLIREVLGATETCEPTYGFLPCSSNVWGLLFLVIVFEILLTFAGRYVGMGSDLFFRTTGPGIIGGSVFQFLGTIPQIIMVLALRRQVLATIHPDGLISDHVLVLATRHLIWGISVILASYDRSVSPTIDKSGSQKTTPKGYGIVTDVETSYTARIMLIPLIPFLIILVAEAFSSSSVKRVFLLIALIVSVMLLFGFILYQSFRPWIQARRFEYLMSKYAKDKLLRLLSSNGSPDATKIQRLFSQIDKDRSTSVSAAELRVLLLGVRMDEGDFSTDRDVENILESFDTTGDGRINREEFVEGMTKLLDELAKERLDRIKKNRDSDPLQQGLLGDSDSTNERSGQSDLTTWLNYLKALSLIILGIALMLAFAEPLITSVVGFATAANLPDFFVPYFAIPLATNYRVAVQAFTSSPRKTQNSISLTLSALYSGVYMRNVVSLIVFLAPVYALNLSSDVLVEVLVVTVMNAGMAALTGFRTSFPRWLGYVVVLLYPVTLAVTYLLTDVLGLP from the exons ATGGCAAAGAATATGACCACAATTATTTCTGCGTTGCTTCTTCTCGCGAGCCTGCGAGTGGGCGATGGCCGTCTGATTAGAGAGGTCCTGGGCGCGACCGAGACGTGCGAGCCCACGTATGGATTCTTGCCATGCTCCAGCAACGTGTGGGGGCTGCTGTTTCTGGTCATCGTGTTTGAAATTCTCCTTACCTTCGCCGGCCGGTATGTAGGGATGGGATCCGACCTCTTTTTCCGTACTACCGGACCGGGCATCATTGGGGGAAGCGTGTTTCAGTTTCTTGGCACAATCCCACAGATTATCATGGTTCTTG CCCTTCGTCGACAAGTACTGGCTACTATACATCCGGatggcctcatctcggaccatGTGCTCGTTCTGGCCACTCGTCAT CTGATATGGGGCATCTCCGTTATCCTTGCTAGCTACGATCGCTCCGTTTCTCCCACCATCGACAAATCCGGAAGCCAGAAAACCACACCAAAAG GTTATGGCATTGTAACGGATGTTGAGACGAGCTACACTGCTCGGATAATGCTGATACCCTTGATTCCTTTCCTCATTATTTTGGTAGCAGAGGCTTTCAGTTCGTCATCAGTGAAGAGAGTGTTTCTTCTCATTGCACTCATTGTCTCAGTCATGTTGCTTTTCGGCTTCATTTTGTACCAGTCGTTCCGGCCTTGGATTCAGGCCCGTAGATTTGAGTATTTGATGAGTAAGTATGCAAAGGACAAGCTGTTGAGGCTCTTATCCAGCAATGGCAGTCCCGATGCTACAAAAATACAACG CCTGTTTTCCCAAATCGACAAGGACAGAAGCACGTCCGTATCAGCAGCAGAACTCCGAGTTCTGCTCTTAGGTGTGAGGATGGATGAAGGTGACTTCAGCACAGACAGGGACGTCGAGAACATCTTGGAGTCCTTCGATACCACTGGAGACGGACGTATCAACAGGGAAGAATTCGTCGAAGGGATGACCAAATTACTCGACGAGCTAGCCAAAGAGAGGCTAGACCGCATTAAAAAGAATAGAGACAGTGATCCATTACAACAGGGCTTGTTGGGCGACAGCGACAGCACGAACGAAAGGAGTGGCCAAAGTGATCTAACCACTTGGCTGAACTATCTAAAAGCTCTTTCCTTAATAATTCTCGGGATCGCATTGATGTTGGCTTTTGCAGAGCCACTGATCACCAGTGTCGTGGGATTCGCCACAGCTGCGAATCTGCCTGATTTCTTCGTCCCGTACTTCGCCATACCCTTAGCCACGAACTACCGAGTCGCAGTTCAAGCGTTCACTTCATCTCCGAGGAAAACACAGAACTCCATTTCTTTGACACTCTCTGCA CTTTACAGCGGTGTGTATATGAGGAATGTGGTGAGCTTGATCGTGTTCCTCGCCCCGGTTTATGCTCTGAATCTGTCCTCAGATGTGCTTGTGGAGGTTCTAGTGGTCACCGTGATGAACGCGGGGATGGCAGCTCTCACGGGCTTCCGGACCTCGTTCCCTCGCTGGTTGGGCTATGTCGTCGTGCTGTTGTATCCGGTCACTCTGGCGGTGACCTATCTACTCACTGATGTTCTAGGATTGCCATAG
- the LOC125222776 gene encoding apoptosis inhibitor 5-like protein API5 — MAEASDEAKDIEKLYEYGERLNEVKDKSQHTEDYENIIKAAKSSSVKSRQLAAQLIPRFFKHFPGLSENAVHAHLDLCEAEEIGIRVQAIRGLPLFCKDTPEHLSKIVDILAQLLTAEENVERDAVNKALLSLLRQDVRASLTALFKHIESVDEQLTDENLRERTLLFIKDKVFPLRAELLRPAEQMERHITDLIKKSLQDVTGAEFNLFMDFLKSLNMFGEKAPPERIQELIEIIESQADLDAQFDDADGDHIDRLISCLFMALPFFERGASNSKFFKYLNKHIFPVFDKLPEERKVDLLKNLAEGSPYTSPQDSRQILPAVVQILKKTMPRRKSGEEMNFTYVECLLYTFHHLAQKAPNATNSLCGYKIVTGQPSDRLGEDFSEQYKDFLERLNCVEDLVRATTKKLNQVMAEHSKALAAAGSDESKASIKAEKQNTSTGLRTCNNILAMTQPLHAKTPSFIGDKRINLSWKEATKPSGNSTVTTTGGKRPGQNGAGNNPSKRGRGGGSSQNQNPVSNRGFQGRTPGGRGRGRGRGGRGKGRGRGRGF, encoded by the exons ATGGCGGAAGCTTCCGACGAGGCGAAGGACATTGAGAAGCTCTACGAGTATGGCGAACGCCTCAACGAAGTCAAAGACAAGTCTCAG CATACTGAAGATTACGAGAACATAATAAAAGCGGCGAAGAGCAGCAGTGTGAAATCCAGGCAATTAGCTGCGCAGCTCATCCCTCGGTTCTTCAAGCACTTTCCCGGGCTATCGGAAAATGCTGTCCACGCGCATCTTGATTTGTGTGAAGCTGAAGAGATCGGG ATTCGGGTGCAAGCAATCCGTGGACTACCACTTTTCTGCAAGGACACGCCTGAGCATCTTTCTAAAATTGTTGACATTCTTGCACAGCTCCTTACAGCTG AGGAAAATGTGGAGCGTGATGCTGTAAATAAAGCACTTTTGTCCTTACTGAGACAAGATGTTCGAG CTTCCTTGACAGCCCTATTTAAGCATATTGAGAGTGTTGACGAGCAACTAACAGATGAAAATCTACGTGAAAGGACCTTACTTTTCATTAAAGACAAG GTCTTTCCACTCAGAGCTGAGCTCCTGAGACCTGCTGAGCAAATGGAAAGGCACATTACTGATTTGATAAAAAAG AGCCTACAAGATGTCACTGGAGCCgaatttaatttgttcatGGATTTCTTGAAAAGCTTGAACATGTTTGGTGAGAAAGCTCCCCCAGAGAGGATCCAGGAACTGATTGAAATTATAGAAAGCCAAGCTGATCTGGATGCACAATTCGAT GATGCAGATGGTGACCATATAGATCGACTGATTTCATGCCTGTTTATGGCACTTCCATTTTTTGAG AGGGGTGCATCCAATAGCAAGTTTTTCAAATATCTAAATAAGCACATTTTTCCAGTATTTGATAAG CTTCCTGAAGAACGAAAAGTGGACCTGCTTAAAAACCTTGCGGAGGGTTCGCCTTACACCTCTCCACAGGACTCCAGACAAATTCTTCCTGCCGTGGTTCAGATCCTAAAG aaGACCATGCCTCGGAGAAAATCAGGGGAAGAGATGAATTTTACTTATGTTGAGTGCTTGCTATATACATTCCACCATCTAGCTCAAAAG GCACCTAATGCGACTAATAGTTTATGCGGTTACAAGATTGTGACTGGACAACCATCAGATAGGCTGGGGGAGGACTTCTCAGAGCAATATAAAGATTTCTTGGAACG attaaattgtgttgaagACCTAGTTCGTGCCACCACAAAAAAGTTGAATCAGGTAATGGCAGAGCACAGCAAAGCACTGGCAGCTGCTGGATCTGACGAGTCGAAGGCTAGCATT AAAGCAGAAAAGCAGAACACCTCAACTGGTTTAAGAACTTGCAATAATATCTTGGCTATGACACAG CCGCTGCATGCGAAAACACCTTCATTTATAGGAGATAagagaattaatttatcttGGAAGGAAGCGACAAAGCCTTCAGGCAATTCAACTGTAACCACCACTGG TGGGAAGCGTCCTGGACAAAACGGCGCAGGTAATAATCCAAGCAAGAGAGGGCGTGGAGGAGGCAGTAGTCAAAACCAAAACCCGGTATCTAACAGAGGATTTCAAGGAAGAACACCAGGGGGGCGAGGCAGAGGGAGGGGACGAGGTGGACGTGGCAAGGGGAGAGGAAGGGGACGAGGATTCTGA
- the LOC125201231 gene encoding peroxidase 19 — MSPSSTFLIILIIFLLASSARSRKPRYQLSVDFYAKSCPKLDQLVASVTSQHFKEAPVSAPATIRLFFHDCFVQGCDASVLISSKPGSKELAERDADDNKELAQEAFDAIDMAKALVERNCPGVVSCADILAIAARDFVHLAGGPYYQVKKGRWDGKISMASRVASNLPRSNATVDELVRIFSSKGLTLEDMVILSGAHTIGFAHCKQFVSRLYDYKGTKQPDPSMDPRLLKALKMSCPHFGGNTDIVAPFDVTTPFAFDNAYYGNLMAKLGLLASDQALFLDPRTKVLVQEMAKDKNKFFQAFGVAMDKMGSIGVKRGTKHGERRKVCSLHVG, encoded by the exons ATGTCTCCCTCCTCCACATTCCTCATCATTCTCATTATCTTTCTACTCGCCTCCTCCGCCCGAAGCCGGAAGCCCCGGTACCAGCTCTCCGTAGATTTCTACGCCAAGTCATGCCCGAAGCTCGATCAGCTCGTCGCCTCCGTCACCTCCCAGCACTTCAAGGAAGCCCCCGTCTCCGCCCCCGCCACCATCCGCCTCTTCTTCCACGACTGCTTCGTACAA GGATGTGATGCATCAGTGCTGATTTCGTCAAAACCGGGCAGCAAGGAGCTGGCGGAGAGGGATGCGGATGATAACAAGGAGCTGGCGCAAGAGGCTTTCGATGCCATTGATATGGCGAAGGCGCTTGTCGAGAGAAACTGCCCTGGTGTCGTCTCTTGCGCTGACATTCTCGCCATTGCGGCCCGGGATTTCGTCCATCTG GCTGGAGGGCCATATTATCAAGTGAAGAAAGGAAGATGGGATGGGAAGATATCCATGGCTTCAAGGGTAGCATCCAATCTCCCACGGTCTAATGCGACCGTGGATGAGCTCGTTAGGATCTTCAGCTCGAAGGGCCTAACGCTCGAAGACATGGTCATCCTGTCGGGGGCTCACACCATAGGCTTCGCGCACTGCAAGCAGTTTGTGAGCCGGTTGTACGACTACAAGGGCACGAAGCAGCCGGATCCATCGATGGACCCGAGGCTGCTGAAGGCCCTCAAGATGTCATGCCCACACTTTGGAGGGAACACTGATATTGTTGCACCGTTTGATGTCACAACTCCTTTTGCATTCGACAATGCTTATTATGGGAATTTGATGGCTAAATTGGGGTTGTTGGCTTCTGATCAAGCACTGTTCTTGGACCCTAGGACTAAGGTATTGGTGCAGGAAATGGCTAAGGATAAAAACAAGTTTTTTCAAGCATTTGGTGTGGCTATGGACAAAATGGGATCTATTGGTGTCAAGAGAGGCACTAAACATGGGGAGAGAAGAAAAGTTTGCTCTTTGCATGTGGGATGA